ctttttttttttttttttgcttgctatctttccctttttcctaCATTCCAAGTGTTTTGtgatttcatttgcttatttaaaaaaacctaaaaattaaagacatcttcagaacaaaataatacaaagtccATTTAATTTCATCCaccaaaaacatttttgttttcttatgctTATAACATAATTTATGTTCATTGTGCAAACAAACATGAGATGttccaaaaaatataaatgaggacattaaaaattattgtaattcCAAAATCTAGCTATATTCtctattaacattttggtgtaCGCTGCTGGACTGAGCTGGTTGCCTCCTGTTATTGTGTAGGCGACTCACTTTATCCCAACTTCTTGATACTTCGGCTTCTGGAGGTCATATTTCTCTAACATCTTCCAGAAAAGTCTTCAAGCTGCCTTAACCTTTTTTCCAGTCTacctcttacatttttttctcctcttcctcaatACTAACATGAGTGTGGATCCAGCTTGTCCCCAAAGCTTGCCTTGCTTGGAAGCATCCCACGGTAAAGAATCTTCACCTATGCCTGTGATTTGTGGGCCTGGAGAAAACTATCCATCCTTGCAAATGTCTTCTGCTGAGATGCCTCACACGGAGActgtctctcctcttccttcctccatgGATCTGCTTATTCAGGACAGCCCCGATTCTTCCACCAGTCCCAAAGGCAAACAACCTACTGCTGCAGAGAATAGTGCCACAAAAAAGGAAGACAAGGTCCCGGTCAAGAAACAGAAGGCCAGAACTGTGTTCTCTTCCGCCCAGCTGTGTGTACTCAATGATAGATTTCAGAGACAGAAATACCTCAGCCTGCAGCAGATGCAAGAACTTTCCAACATCCTGAACCTCAGTTACAAACAGGTGAAGACCTGGTTCCAGAATCAGAGAATGAAATCTAAGAGGTGGCAGAAAAACAACTGGCCAAAGAATAGCAATGGTGTGACTCAGAAGGCCTCAGCACCTACCTACCCCAGCCCCTACTCTTCCTGCCACCAGGGATGCCTGGTAAACCCGACTGGGAACCTTCCGACATGGAGCAACCAGACCTGGAACAATTCATCCTGGAGCAACCAGACCCAGAACATCCAGTCCTGGAGCAACCACTCCTGGAACGCTCAGACCTGGTGCACCCAGTCCTGGAACAATCAGGCCTGGAACAGTCCCTTCTATAACTGTGGAGAGGAATCTCTGCAGTCCTGCTTGCAGTTCCAGCCAAATTCTCCTGCCAGTGACTTGGAGGCTGCCTTGGAAGCTGCTGGGGAAGGCCTTAATGTAATACAGCAGACGACTAGGTATTTGAGTACTCCACAAACCATGGATTTATTCCTAAACTACTCCACGAACATGCAACCTGAAGATGTGTGAAGATGAGTGAAATTGATATTACTCAATTTCAGTCTGGGCACTGGCTGAACCTTCCTGTCCCTTCCCCGCCTCCCTGATAGgatttttctcatttggaaacCACGTGTTCCGGTTTCCATTATGCCTATCCAGTCAGTTTGATGGAGGGTGGAGTATGGTTGGAGCCTAATCagagaggtttctttttttcctattagatCTTCCTggagaaaagacattttaataacTTTGGCTGCTAAGGACAACATGATAAAAGCTGTCTCTGGCTATAGAGAAGTAGATCTAATACTAGTTTGGATATCTTTACAGTTTAGAATCTAACCTCAAGAATAAGAAATACAAGTACAAATTAGTGTGATGAAGATATTCCTATTGTTTGGGATTGGGaggctttgcttattttttaaaaaccattgagGTAAAGGGTTCAGCTGTAACATACTTAATTGATTTCCTCGCCCTCTTTGGCTCAGTTTTACTATATTCCCTGATTTGTTGGTTATGCTAATCTTTGTAGAAAGAGGTCTTGTCTTTGCTGCATCGTAATGACATTAGTACTACTTTAGTCGGTTTAAGTACAAATGAATCAAACAACTATTTTTCCTTGAGTTGATTTTACCCTGATTTCACGTAGTGTTTCGATAAGTAAATATAtgcttaaacataaaaaaaaaaacaaaaacaaaaaaaaaaacattttggtgTACTTGCTTTcactctttttattcttttccttttttcttttctgtctttttgtttgttcttttgttttatttgagatacggtctcgttctgttgcccaggctggagtgcagtggcacgatcacggttCATGGCAGGCTCAACTTCCTGAGAACAAGCaatcatcttgcctcagcctcccgagtagctgggacgacaggtgcacactcccgcacctggctattttttttctattttttggagagatggggtctcactgttaccTAGCTTGGTCTTGAgctctgagctcaagcagtccttccaccttggcctcccaaagtgttggattataCGTGTGAGTCACCTCATCTGGCTACTTCCATTCTTTTAAAGTAGTGTTTGGTGTGATTGAAATTCTAGTATATgtagagttatttttttttctttttctttctttttatgtttttgagatgagatttcactctgttgccctggcctAGCTGCCgggaagtggcatgatcatagctcactgcagcctcagatagagggcttcttttttcttttccttgaaataTCATGagcattttacatgatgtgatgtttgttgaaatattatttgtaatgGTTGCTTAGGAGTCTTCAACATGAATATCCTACAATCATGTCATAATTCTACCATTTTGTCAATGTAAGCTGCTTTCCTTGCCTTGACTTTCACAAACTGTGTTGCACTGAACACCACTGTACATAATATTTTTACTTGTCTTTGATTATTTCCTAGAGATGAAGACTTAGAAGTGAAATGACTAGGTCAAGGGgcgaaaaacttttattttagttttgagacagagtctcgttctgtcgcccagtgTGGAGTggggtggcacgatctcggctcactgcaacttccacctcccaggttcaagcaattctcctgcctcagcctccagaatagctgagactacaggcgcatgccactatacctggctaatttttgttttttgaagtttcactgtttggccaggctgatctgcaactcgtgacctcaggtgatccatctgctttgacttcccaaagtgttaggattacaggagtgacccaccacacccagctagtaaaaacaaacaacaacaacaaaaaaaccatatatatatataaatgcccTTCCTATGTTTTTGAACTGCCTGACCAAGAAGTGTCTTAAATTTATGCACTTGTGCTCAATAAAAGTATCTTTTAattctaaaaaaagagaaaaagaacttaaactattttttttttgaaacgagtctcgctctgttgcccaggctggagtgcagtggacggatctcagctcactgcaagctccgcctcccgggttcacgccattctcctgcctcagcctcccgagtagctgggactacaggcgcccgccacctcgcccggctagttttttgtattttttagtagagacgggatttcaccgtgttagccaggatggcctcgatctcctgaccttgtgatctgcccatctcggcctccaaaagtgctgggattacaggcttgagccaccgcgcccggcaaacttaaactattttaaaaggtaaaaaaatgcATCTCATTATTCTTTCTGAGCATTGTTTTGGTTACTAGTAAGGCTGCGTCTGCTTTTCCTGATAAGCCAGCTGTTGttctttctgtgaagaatgtttcaagtctttttttttcccccattaggatgtatttatttcttatccATCTAAATAAACTCTTTAccagaaatattatttctttagttACAATATTTATGACAAATATTTCCCCATATTGTTCTTTAACTTTAAATTGTGTTTATTATCACTTTTGGTACACACAAGTTTGCATTTTCACATAGTAAAATGTTGGTTTTGCTTGCGGAGAATTCCTTCATGACTTTTACATGTTAAAAAAGCATCTTCATACTCGTCTGAATGTTCCAcctagatttttttaatgtactttattatttatttatttatttagagacggagtctcgctctgtcgcccaggctggagtgcagtagcgcgatctcagctcactgtaagccccacctcccgggttcacgccattctcctgccccagcctccccagtaactgggactacaggcatgcatcaccacggaaggctaattttttttttttttttttgtattttttagtagagatggggtttcaccatgtcagccaggatagtctcaatctcatgaccttgtgatctgcccacctcggcttcccaaagtgctgggattacaggcacaatgtgctttatttatttatttatttattcatttatttatttatttagagacagtgtttcactcttgttccctaggctggggtgcactggagcgatctctgctcactgcaacctctgtctcccgggttctcctgcctcagcctcctgagtagctgggactacagtcatgtgccaccacgcccagctaattttgtatttttagtagagacggggtttctccatgttggtcatgctggacTCGAACTCCCTACCcctggtgatccgcctacctcggcctcacaaagtgctgggattacaggcgtgagccaccatgccccgccaatgtgcttcatttttttaagttaactctTTAATTCATCTGGAATTATTTTGATGAATGGTGTGAGGCATAAATGGAACCAAGGTTTTCCCAAACAACCAATTTTCCATTATAGTTATTAATTAATACTCCCTTTCCCCGATTAATTTGTGATTCTTCTTTTTATCACATGAGAAGGCTTTACATCTATGAGAGTCCATTGTCTGGGCcattcactttatttcattgGTCTGTCTCTTCTTGAAGCAACATACCACTATATTTGTATTGTCACTTTATCTTTTCATATCTCATgtgaaaatcattctttttttaaaaaaaatctcagttgtttttattagtttattcatACGGATGAAAAAGTTTAGGATTTTGACACATTTTACCAGATCTCATGGAATTTTCTTTGGTATTGCACTTGTCCAGTTTTCCAATCCTCAGTCACAGTAGagctgtagttttctttatatgGGTCCTGCTCAAATTGTTAGAAATTCCTATTTCTAAGAAATATATTATGACTATCATAAGACGATTTTCCCATCACCATCCCTGCTCAGGTTACTACCAATTTTTGTTGGAATAACAGAAACTGATTTTTTCCCTATTCATCATACACATAGCTACTTGCTGCGATTATGGATTCTAAGAATGTCTTAGGTAACTATTTGGGTTTTCTAGGTGGGCCATCACATCTGCAAATAGTAgtatttctgcctttttttttttttggtatttgcaCTTCTTGCTTCATGTTTTACTGCATTGGCCAGGGCTGACAGAAAGATGTTCAGTGGTCACGTGAGGTTTTACTACTGACTTTATTAGGAATGCTTTTGGTGTTTCTCATCTGAGTTCCGTGGTCGCTTGGAGTTTGAAATCGCTTTTTAAAAATCGTGTTCAGACAGCACATCTCATGGAAATGACAAATATGAGAATTAAAACCGACAAATTTCCCCCCAAAATCCCACATGCAGAGCCTCCTGGCCCGGAGCCTCTTGAGGCGTCGGTTCTTTGATGActtcctatttcttttcctttttttttttttgacgttgtctcgctctgtcgccaggctgcagtgcagtggcgcgatctcggctcactgcaacctccgcctcccgggttcaagcgattctcctgcctcagcctcccgagtagctggaattacaggcgccgcccaccatgcacagctaatttttgtatttttagtaaagacgaggtttcaccatgttggccaggctggtctggaactcccgacctcaggtgatccgcccacctcggcctcccaaagttctgggattacaggcgtgagctaccgcgcccagctgatGACTCTCCATTTCTTCCTTGGTTCTTTCGGAGTCACTTTGGGAAATTCGGTTCCATCTGCGGTGGTAAAATACAGGTCGGGTCTCCCCGCACGCGGCCAATGGACGCTCCCAGCGCTGACAGACAGGCCCATTGCCGGAGCGGGGCAGGGCGGAGGGACCCCAGGGCGGGGCTTCATTCGAGCCCAGCCCCGCCCACCGCCGCAGCCGCGCATGCGCCATGTGCCGGCCGCTTTGGACCCTCCCGCGTGCCGTTCTTACCCGGCCTGCCCCGCGCTGCCGCTTCCGGAAGTGGATCTTGTCTCCTCCCAAGCGGAGCATTTGTGCCTGAACCTCCCGGGACTGCGACGGCATCGCAGTGCTGCAGAATCCCGGGGGCCAAGGGCGCGCTGCTTGCCGCTATGGCTGGCACTCAGGATATATTCGATTCCATCGTGATGGCGGATGAGAGGTGGGTGGCGAGGCCAGGCCCGTACCCCGCCCTGTCTGGTCCTCTCCCAGCAGATTCCTCGCCGGCTGAGGCCCAGGGCGGCTGCTGGAGCCTGGCGTCCCTTGGGCGTGCGCATTGGGGAGCGCCTGGTGGCCGTGGACGCAGGACAAGTGTGGGCCTGAGGCTCTGGTCCTTCTCTCCTCGCCCTCTCCGGCGGGGCACGTGCCCAGCTGCTCTTCCAGACCCGCCTTCCCTGTCAGGACTGCCCCAAGCATCTGCTCAGCCTGGTGGTTCCCCTCCTCCGAGGCCCCCCCGTCCTCTGGGAGGACAGACTTTGCCATCTGGGAGCTGCCTCTTTTTCTGGTTCCTTAACCATAGGACATACGGCAGTATTCATGGATGTGCTGATAGATGTGCCCGACCACACCCCTTTCCCTCCAGAGCCCCTGGGGAGCCCCTCGTGCTGCGACAGTGGGGGAACTGTGAGTTGCCTCCTGGCTGACTTCCAGTGCCCGGTCCACAGGACACGTCCGTAGATGTTAGTTAAGAAAGCGACCGAACATTTAGCAGTCAGTTGCTGACGTTTATTTAGCTCTCGCTGTGAGTCAGATGCTGAGCTAAACGTTCCATCCTGGTTATCTACTTCAGCCCTACTTAGTAAGTGGATCCAATTAGTCTTCGGAATTTACAGACTAGGGGACACAGTCACTTTCCAGGGTCACATAACTGATAAGTGGGGAGCTATGCAGTCTGCTTCATGCAGTGCTGCAGCCCACTCCTTGCATCTTTGGTGACTGCAGGTTAAGATAGTGCCAGTTCCACTGTTGGGCCTCAGGGTCGGTGCTACTCCAGGTACCAGTGGGAGTACATTTTGTGGTGATCTGATGCCATTTCTCTCTGTTGTCCTACCAATGTGATGTCAAACCCTGTGTATGTTGCAGTTTTTTGGAAGCAATTGACTTGGGCTAGTGCTACTTGAACACTCAAAGAACTTTGGCCCCCTAACTCTGGCTGCAAACCAGACTTACCTAGGAGACTTCGAAAAGTAGACTccgggccaggtgcggtggctcacgcctgtaatcccagcactttgggatgctgaggtgggcagatcacctgaggtcgggagttcgagactagcctgaccaacatggagaaaccccgtctctactaaaaatacaaaattagccgggcatggtggcgcatgcctgcactgtaatcccagctactcgagaggctgaggcaggagaattgtttgaacctgggaggtgaaggttgccatgagctgagatcataccattgcactccagcctgggcagcaagagcgaaactccgtctcaaaaaaaaaaaaaaaaaaaaaggccgggcgcggtggctcaagcctgtaatcccagcactttgggaggccgagacgggcggatcacaaggtcaagagatcgagaccatcctggctaacatggtgaaaccccgtctctactaaaaatacaaaaaaaaaaaactagccgggaggcggagcttgtagtgagctgagatccggccactgcactccagcctgggctgcagagcgagactccgtctcaaataaaaaaaaaaaaagtccgggcgcggtggctcacgcctgtaatcccagcagtttgggaggctgaggcaggcggatcacgaggtcaggagatcgaggctaacatggtgaaaccccgtctctactaaaaatacaaaaaattagccgggtgtggtggcaggtgcctgtagtcccagttacttcggaggctgaggcaggagagcgtgaacctgggaggcggagcttgcagtgagcctagattgcaccactgcactacagcctgggccacagagcaagactccatctcaaaaaaaaaaaaaaaaaaaaagtagattctgggccaggtgtggtggctcacacttgtaatcccaagactttgagaggccaaagctggaggatcgcttgaccccaggagtttgaggctatagtgagctgtgatcatactacTGTACTCCAGGCAGGGcaacagaaaccctgtctccaaaaaaaaaaaaaaaaaaaaaaaaaaaagaagaaagaaagaaaaatagattccAGGGCCTCCTTACTCCAGACTTACCGAATCTCTGGGGGTGAGGCTTTTGAGTTAATATCTTTGAATTTTCCTTGTGTGTCTCCAGTACTCTTATCAGGTTTGGGAATCACTGATTTAGCCCTTtgttgtagatgaagaaactgggctACAGGAGATACAGTGACTTCCAGAGGAGACTAGGAAGTGATATATCTGGGACTGGAATCTGTGTCTTCTAACTTGAATTTTAGGCTTTTCCTTCTTACTCTGGCTTGTCTTACTGGGTCCGGGTAATATAAGAGAGAaaaatttttctggaaaaagtattctttcttctgttgatTTGATGAAGCATGTTTCTTCTTCACAGGTTTCATGGGGAAGGGTATCGGGAAGGCTACGAAGAAGGCAGTAGTTTGGGTGTGATGGAAGGAAGGCAACATGGCACGCTGCATGGAGCCAAAATCGGGTCTGAGGTAAGTGGGAAGCCCCATCTGGAGATGAAACCTCTTCATTTacagtttataatttatttggaTATTCAGTGTGATGGAGTAAGAATGTCAGGCCTTTTAAAATCAACAGTGCCTtggcgtggcggcaggcgcctgtagacccagctactccggatgctgaggcaggagaatggcatgaacccgggaggcggagcttgcagtgagccgagattgcgccactgccgtccagcctgggtgacagagcgagacttcgtctccaaaaaaaaaaaaaaaaaaaaaaaaaaagtcacagtgctggatgagtgcagtgactcacacctgtaatcccagcactttgggagactgaggtgggcggatcaccttgaggtcaggagttggagaccagcctgaccaacatggtgaaaccccgtctctactaaaaatacagaattagctgggcatggtagcgcatgcctgtaatcccagccacttgggaggctgaggtatgagacttgcttgaacccgggaggcggaggttgcagtgagccaggattcgcaccattgcactgcagcctgggcaagaagagtgaaactccgtctccaaaaaacaaacaaacaaaaatcacagcGCCTTTGTGTGGGAGTTAATGGACTAGATGGACTGTTGCTGGAGAAATACTCTTAGTACAGAACCGAGAGCGCGTTTTGCTGTGGGTACGTATAATTAAGTTATGCAGGCTGGATAAGATAAAACAAGTCCCTGGTCTCCTCAGTTTATTTTGGAGTGTCGTGGTGCTGGCTCATGTACTAAGCCAGCTGAATCATTGTCCAAAGCATGGGTGCCCTCTGTCATgtgaaaatattacatttatgtTTACATTGAAATTTCATTAactttatgggttttttttctcctcttgccCTTTGTCCTAGATTGACCCTTACTTACAGATAAGTGGCCCTTAGTGGCAAAGTCTGAGTTGAGGCAGTTATGACTATATTGGATGTTTGATGCTTCGAAACAGATCACCACAAAATGCATGGGGATTAACACAGCAAATATTGATGGTCTCTCATGTTTCTGAGGGTTGGGAACTCAGGAGCAGCTTTGCTGGGTGGTCCTGGCTCAGGGTGTCAGCTGGAGCCATGTCACCTGACGGCTTGACTGGGGTTGGAGGATCTGCCTCCAAGGTGGTGCTGTCACCTGACTGTGGGCATGGACGTCTCCATGAGGCTGCTTGTGTGTCCTTGTGACATTCAAGAGTGAGTGGTCCAAGAGAGCTGGTGAGGCAGGTGGCATTGGCTTTTATCCCTAGACTCAGGAGCTTTGCGCTGGTCCTCCACATTCTGTTGGTTACGAAAGCCACCCTGATGGAGTGTCGAGGGACCTGCATAGGGCATGGGTACCAGGAGATGAGGACTGGGGCATCTGGGAGGCTGGCTGCCCCACTGATGACCTAATCTCCTAATTTCCATTGCCTAATGCCCAACGGGTACTTCCAGAACAATAGTGTAAGAAGCACCGCTGCCCTTTGCCCCCACCttttgttttgagagatcttGGTAATGAAAGTGTAGCTAGTTGGCTTATTAATTTCactcttaaatatttttcacattcaCAGATCGGGTGCTACCAGGGTTTTGCTTTTGCGTGGAAATGTCTACTGCACAGTTGCACCACTGAGAAGGACAGGTAAAGATGGAGGTGTCTTTCTTTCTTAGTGTAGGAACCAGGAGTTCTAGTTCCATGGGTTACCGACATGCCCTTGAATAATCAATCTGtctgttcctcatctgtaaaatggagaaaataatcagTGTCAAGCTTGAGCGTTGTTAGGAGATTTAACGAAAATACTAAACAGAAAGCGCCAGGCACATTTTAGGTGTTTGATGAACACTGGCTGTTGTTGCTTCTCACGAGTTCTATGCTCCTGCCTTTTACCTGGAGTCGTTAGGGAACCACGTGGCTTTTAGATACCCTACCAATAAAATAATGTTGACATTGATTGTATTTTCTCGTTCACCTTTCCCCTGAGCTTCTAATAAACAAATTATAACAGTTTTGTATGACTTGGGCCCAGAAATGAGGATGCCATTGTCATCAGTTTTTTAATGTAGCCAACTAAGTCTGTTAACAAGaaaatgtgtttatatgtgtttaACTCCTTTCTGGAACTTGTCAACAGTCAATAAGTGTTAGCTGTCATTTCAATTGTTTTTAGCTGTTAAAAACTCttctcggccgggtgcagtggcttacgcttatgatcccagcactttgggaggccaaggtgggcagatcaacagatcaggagttcgagactggcctggccagtatagtgaagccctgtctctactaaaaatacaaaaattagccaggtgtggtactgtgtgcctgtagtcccagctactcgggaggctgaggctgaagaattgcttgaacccgggaggcagaggttgcagtaagccaagatcacgccactgtactccagcctgggtgacagagcgagactccttctcaaaaacaaacaaaaactcttctTCCTGCATTGTACTTACTGAGGCCCCACGTGGCCCTGCTTTATCTAGCTTCATTCTGGAGCTGGAAATGAACCCTCAAGTAAACGGCAGAGATGGTTTGGATACTCTGCCGTTCATGGGCGGGCAGCAAGCGTGGGACCTCAGCTGGTGCTCTGGGTCGTTCTGACACCTCGCGGCCTCGCCTAGCATGGGGGGCACAGGGAGAGTGGATAACACTCGCCCTGACCACGTGCCTTGtgcttttatttgaaatatcttgAATTTCTAGAAATACCTTGAATATCTTGAATATTCAAATGTTTAAGAATGAGGATGCTTGCAGCTGATTCGGTGGTTCTTTCTGCTGCATTTGTAGCAGCGGCTGGGAGTTGATGGGATTCTGGGTTAGTAGAGAGGCACCTGAGGACATTTTCCTCTTGGTTCTCAGGTGGTGGCGGGCAGCTGGGGACCCCAGGGAAGTCGTTGTTGGCAGCCCGTGCCGCCACTGGGTGGCAGTCAAAGCTGAGCTTGGCTCTCGACTCCAGGCCACAAAAGGATGTGTGTGCTTGGTGTTCTCCACCCGTCTCCCATCTCCCACCGCGGCAGAATCTGCCGGCTCCCGGAGAAGTGCTCCGCTGTGTGTCCGTGGTCCCATCCCAGGAGGCTGCCAGCCCTTACCCCAGAGCAGGGGTTTGCTGACGTCTTAACGCAGCACACCCAGTCTAACTAACAGAGAAGAACCGCTTTGGTTGACAAGGGGCTGGTGGAAGCCCGGCCAGACCCCCCTCGCAGCCACCCTCACCCCGTCCAGTAGTACGCAGAGGTCTCTTTGGAACCTAAGGCTTTATTGTAGAGCAGTGGTTCGCGGATATTTGGATCTTACATgtcaggttttgtttattttttttttaatgaagaaggGCTGATGTTGCATGTTTTACCTGTAAATTTTTCCGAATAAGGATGTTAAGAGAAAAACACCTGCCACCTGCATTGTCATTCAGCAAAATGCTGGGCATTGTAACACCAAAGAAACCATGGAGAGCGGCATCTTGGGCCAAAAGATGGTGCTTTCTGTTGAGTAACTAGCTTTCCAGTAAACTGCGTGGCACTTCTGTCCCCGGCTTTAGCAGTCTGGTGAAACCCTTCTGCAGAGCAGCGCGTGCCGGGGCTGAGCGTGGGGGCTCTGGTACCATCACTTTTGTTTCGTTAGCCCTGAGCTGCTCACACCTGCCTGATGTGTGCTGCCTCTGACGGTGCGCCCGCCTGGGTGTGTCTGAGCAGCATCGCTGAGCACCCATGCAGAGGATGGTCCTCTGCATTGGGTCGCATACAGCCACCTCCCACGTTTTGGCATCTCCCTTTGGTTTCCCTGGAAACCAGGTGCTTTGTTGCTAAAACTGACTTGCTTTGACCTTTCACAGTTTTGTATTTTCTCCGAGAGGTAGCCGTCGTTAGCTCTTGTAAACTGGATGCAGCTGGCGAACTTGCTCTTCTGTGTGTCCAGGAGCA
Above is a genomic segment from Chlorocebus sabaeus isolate Y175 chromosome 1, mChlSab1.0.hap1, whole genome shotgun sequence containing:
- the LOC103246443 gene encoding homeobox protein NANOG; the protein is MSVDPACPQSLPCLEASHGKESSPMPVICGPGENYPSLQMSSAEMPHTETVSPLPSSMDLLIQDSPDSSTSPKGKQPTAAENSATKKEDKVPVKKQKARTVFSSAQLCVLNDRFQRQKYLSLQQMQELSNILNLSYKQVKTWFQNQRMKSKRWQKNNWPKNSNGVTQKASAPTYPSPYSSCHQGCLVNPTGNLPTWSNQTWNNSSWSNQTQNIQSWSNHSWNAQTWCTQSWNNQAWNSPFYNCGEESLQSCLQFQPNSPASDLEAALEAAGEGLNVIQQTTRYLSTPQTMDLFLNYSTNMQPEDV
- the LTO1 gene encoding protein LTO1 homolog, with amino-acid sequence MAGTQDIFDSIVMADERFHGEGYREGYEEGSSLGVMEGRQHGTLHGAKIGSEIGCYQGFAFAWKCLLHSCTTEKDSRKMKVLESLIGMIQKFPYDDPTYDKLHEDLDKIRGKFKQFCSLLNVQPDFKISAEGSGLSF